The following are encoded in a window of Armatimonas rosea genomic DNA:
- a CDS encoding sulfatase-like hydrolase/transferase, giving the protein MKPTLLLSAALLALPTLPGMAQPAKPNIVFILADDLGVANVGCYGADGVKTPHIDALAKNGTRYTRAYTAPLCGPSRACILTGRYAFRTGATNQDATGQMTPDGETMMPTVLKQAGYVTAAVGKWGQLPLGPADFGFDDYLRFNGSGVYWSKGGKKEAYTENGQGKTLGPKAYMPDLMHQHVVSFLNKNQAKPFYLYYSMSHVHGEIQPTPDSAPGSKDLYSDNLVYMDKLVGKLVAELERLKLREKTLIVFVGDNGTAGGYAKTSTIGGKPLSGQKGMMLEGGALVPLIVSWPSVTPQGRVSEQLIDSTDFFPTFAALAGAPLPTKNRLDGQSFSASVLGKPGTPRDWIFIELARQWYVREQKWKLNQAGELFDMSGAPFSEPLVPADTKDPSALAARKRLLAALDKLNPAGGILDQGDGTGRHASKAKKKEDAVATVTDKVLEGRFDKLDTKKTGKLTLEQFLSNKTDPAAAKARFAKLDTNHDGILTRDEFLAQGKK; this is encoded by the coding sequence ATGAAACCCACACTTCTTCTCTCCGCTGCCCTGCTGGCTCTGCCCACGCTTCCTGGCATGGCGCAGCCCGCGAAGCCCAATATCGTCTTTATCCTTGCCGATGACCTTGGGGTTGCCAATGTGGGGTGCTATGGTGCCGATGGGGTGAAGACGCCCCATATCGATGCGCTGGCAAAGAACGGGACGCGCTACACCCGCGCCTACACCGCCCCTCTCTGTGGACCCTCGCGGGCGTGCATTCTCACGGGGCGTTATGCCTTTCGCACGGGGGCAACCAATCAGGACGCCACGGGGCAGATGACGCCGGATGGGGAGACCATGATGCCCACGGTGCTCAAGCAAGCGGGCTACGTGACGGCGGCAGTCGGCAAGTGGGGTCAGCTCCCGCTCGGCCCCGCAGACTTTGGCTTCGACGACTACCTGCGCTTCAATGGGAGCGGGGTCTACTGGAGTAAGGGCGGCAAGAAAGAGGCCTATACCGAGAACGGTCAAGGCAAGACCCTCGGCCCCAAAGCGTACATGCCCGACCTGATGCACCAGCATGTTGTGAGCTTTCTCAACAAAAACCAGGCAAAGCCGTTCTATCTCTACTACTCGATGTCGCATGTCCATGGGGAGATTCAGCCCACGCCCGACAGCGCGCCGGGGAGCAAGGACCTTTACAGCGACAACCTGGTCTACATGGACAAGCTGGTGGGTAAGCTAGTCGCGGAGCTGGAGCGGCTGAAGCTGCGCGAGAAGACCCTGATTGTCTTTGTGGGCGATAATGGCACCGCGGGGGGCTACGCCAAGACCTCGACCATCGGGGGCAAGCCACTCTCGGGGCAGAAAGGCATGATGCTGGAGGGCGGGGCTCTGGTCCCCCTGATCGTCAGCTGGCCCAGTGTCACCCCCCAAGGCCGCGTCTCTGAGCAGCTAATCGACTCCACAGATTTTTTCCCGACCTTTGCCGCGCTGGCAGGCGCGCCGCTCCCCACGAAAAACCGGCTTGATGGCCAGAGCTTTAGCGCCTCCGTGCTGGGCAAGCCGGGGACGCCGCGCGACTGGATCTTTATCGAGCTGGCCCGCCAGTGGTATGTCCGTGAGCAGAAATGGAAGCTCAACCAGGCTGGCGAGCTCTTTGACATGAGCGGTGCCCCGTTTAGTGAGCCGCTTGTCCCCGCCGATACCAAGGACCCTAGTGCGCTTGCCGCCCGCAAGCGCCTGCTGGCCGCGCTCGACAAACTCAACCCCGCCGGGGGCATCCTCGACCAAGGCGATGGCACGGGCCGCCACGCCAGCAAGGCCAAGAAGAAAGAAGACGCGGTGGCGACGGTCACCGACAAGGTGCTGGAAGGGCGCTTCGATAAGCTCGATACTAAGAAGACGGGCAAGCTCACTCTGGAGCAGTTTTTGAGCAACAAGACCGACCCCGCCGCCGCCAAGGCACGCTTCGCCAAGCTCGACACCAACCACGATGGTATCCTCACGCGGGACGAGTTCCTGGCGCAGGGAAAGAAGTAA
- a CDS encoding HEAT repeat domain-containing protein → MDAFLFDDAAMRDFIVNGYCVLKVDLPPSFHEQVFEKTKKILAEDGNPGNNILPRIPEVQEVFDAPQVRGALTSLLGPSYVMHVHRFAHPNGPGGNGGGWHKDSYWGYSKVRDHHPRWIMAMYYPQDAPAEIGPTGAIPGSQYYESRVPTLPLSPEVAALDPDGIGLPVAGEAGSVILIHFDLWHRAFPNHTDRERYMFKFQFTRLDEPMPGEAHWKRESAEIPLSAELAKNPRSPLWRQMWHWLAGESAWETTGDPEALKTELWDSAEETRLSAAYTLGGLGAEGVAVLREGLLHDGERDDLRRAACYGLSVAGAAALPTLTEALASESERTRGYAVYALGDLGARAAEALPALTPLTDDPSAFVRRQLADALGQIKSQPELSVPALTRLLEDPDAQTRFNAAYGLAKFREKAVSAVPALASALTDQNRYVRGHATIALEQLGSASPEALKTLLHHFHTTRWCPLTTRESSF, encoded by the coding sequence TTGGATGCGTTTCTTTTCGACGATGCAGCGATGCGCGATTTTATTGTCAATGGCTACTGCGTGTTAAAAGTAGACCTTCCGCCATCGTTTCATGAGCAGGTTTTTGAGAAGACCAAGAAGATCCTCGCCGAGGACGGCAACCCGGGCAACAATATCCTCCCCCGCATCCCCGAGGTGCAGGAGGTCTTCGATGCGCCCCAAGTGCGCGGCGCGCTGACCAGCCTTTTAGGGCCGTCGTACGTGATGCATGTCCACCGGTTTGCGCATCCCAATGGGCCGGGCGGCAACGGCGGCGGCTGGCATAAAGATAGCTACTGGGGCTACTCCAAGGTGCGCGACCACCATCCCCGCTGGATCATGGCGATGTACTACCCGCAAGATGCCCCTGCAGAGATCGGGCCGACCGGTGCCATCCCCGGGAGCCAGTACTACGAGTCGCGGGTGCCGACCCTGCCGCTGAGCCCTGAAGTCGCGGCGCTCGATCCCGACGGCATCGGGCTTCCCGTGGCGGGCGAGGCGGGGAGCGTGATCCTCATCCACTTCGACCTCTGGCACCGGGCGTTTCCCAACCACACGGACAGAGAGCGCTACATGTTCAAGTTCCAGTTCACGCGCCTCGATGAGCCGATGCCTGGCGAGGCGCACTGGAAGCGTGAGTCGGCAGAGATTCCACTAAGCGCGGAGCTGGCGAAAAATCCTCGCAGCCCGCTCTGGCGGCAGATGTGGCACTGGCTAGCGGGCGAGAGTGCGTGGGAGACCACGGGCGATCCCGAGGCGCTCAAAACCGAGCTCTGGGACAGCGCGGAGGAGACGCGGCTGAGTGCGGCCTATACGCTCGGGGGCCTCGGTGCGGAGGGCGTCGCTGTGTTGCGTGAGGGTCTCCTGCACGACGGCGAGCGCGACGATCTCCGGCGCGCGGCGTGCTACGGGCTGAGTGTGGCGGGAGCGGCGGCGCTTCCCACGCTCACCGAGGCGCTGGCGTCGGAGAGCGAGCGCACACGCGGCTATGCGGTCTATGCGCTGGGCGATCTGGGAGCACGTGCGGCGGAGGCACTCCCCGCACTCACACCTCTCACCGACGATCCCTCGGCGTTTGTCAGGCGCCAGCTCGCGGATGCTTTAGGCCAGATCAAGAGCCAGCCCGAGCTCTCCGTGCCCGCGCTGACACGCCTGCTTGAAGACCCCGACGCCCAGACGCGCTTCAATGCCGCCTACGGTCTGGCAAAGTTCCGCGAGAAAGCCGTCTCCGCCGTCCCCGCGCTGGCCAGCGCCCTCACCGACCAGAACCGCTACGTCCGCGGCCACGCCACGATCGCCCTAGAGCAGCTCGGGTCGGCGTCCCCGGAGGCGCTCAAGACCCTCCTGCACCACTTCCACACCACCCGCTGGTGCCCGCTCACCACGCGGGAGAGTAGTTTCTAG
- a CDS encoding ROK family protein, which yields MTARESVGVDLGGTKLLLACGARVERLATGPAFTPAALEAALRAFVRDQPERPEALGIAVPGLVDASGCVVACDVLPALVGWSAPQALRDLACPVTVTNDLTAALAEEFANPESGLTAGVVLVGTAVGAAFLVEGVPLRGATGWAGELGYLPLTGEGSVQRLDLLAGGAALAARCGVSPAELAARAEEPELQAVICEGGRALGLGLAAVINLLNPAHLAVGGGTFLLPGYEAAARSAAQAYSLPELWEACTLKRVAAGELVVAYGAARIALQGGK from the coding sequence ATGACGGCCAGAGAATCCGTCGGGGTTGATCTCGGGGGAACAAAGCTACTCTTGGCCTGTGGCGCACGGGTGGAGCGTCTCGCGACCGGGCCAGCGTTTACCCCGGCGGCGCTGGAGGCCGCGCTACGTGCCTTTGTGCGGGACCAGCCCGAGCGGCCCGAGGCGCTTGGAATTGCAGTACCGGGTCTGGTCGATGCAAGCGGCTGCGTGGTGGCCTGCGATGTGCTCCCGGCGCTGGTGGGCTGGAGCGCTCCCCAAGCCCTCCGTGACCTTGCCTGTCCCGTCACGGTCACCAATGACCTCACGGCCGCACTCGCGGAGGAATTTGCCAACCCAGAGTCGGGGCTGACGGCGGGGGTGGTGCTGGTAGGCACCGCGGTCGGGGCGGCGTTCCTGGTGGAGGGAGTGCCCTTGCGTGGTGCCACGGGCTGGGCCGGGGAGCTGGGGTACCTGCCCCTTACCGGGGAGGGGAGTGTCCAGCGCCTCGATCTGCTCGCGGGCGGCGCGGCCCTCGCGGCCCGGTGTGGCGTATCGCCCGCAGAGCTTGCGGCGAGGGCGGAGGAGCCAGAGCTTCAAGCGGTGATTTGTGAGGGCGGCAGGGCACTTGGGCTTGGGCTTGCGGCGGTGATCAACCTCCTCAACCCAGCGCACTTGGCGGTCGGTGGCGGGACATTTCTACTTCCCGGCTACGAAGCCGCGGCCCGGAGCGCCGCACAAGCCTACAGCCTGCCTGAGCTCTGGGAGGCCTGCACGCTGAAACGGGTAGCTGCAGGAGAGCTTGTCGTGGCCTACGGCGCGGCGCGTATCGCCCTTCAAGGTGGGAAATAG
- a CDS encoding CYTH domain-containing protein, producing MATEIERKFLVTGDGWQSTTPTYYCQGYLNRDKHRTVRVRVAGEHGFLTVKGITTGASRAEFEYGIPLDDAKALLTLCDGPLVEKLRHVVEHKGMCWEIDAFLGDNEGLIVAEIELESEAQELALPDWVGAEITGEARYYNSNLAAVPYKHWGHPAE from the coding sequence ATGGCAACGGAGATAGAGCGTAAGTTTCTGGTGACGGGCGACGGCTGGCAGAGCACCACGCCCACCTACTACTGCCAGGGCTACCTCAACCGCGACAAGCACCGCACCGTGCGGGTCCGCGTGGCGGGGGAGCACGGCTTTCTGACGGTCAAGGGAATCACCACGGGAGCGAGCCGGGCGGAGTTTGAGTACGGGATTCCTTTGGACGATGCCAAGGCGCTTCTCACACTCTGCGACGGCCCGCTGGTGGAGAAGCTGCGTCACGTGGTCGAGCACAAGGGCATGTGCTGGGAGATCGACGCCTTTCTCGGGGACAACGAGGGGCTCATCGTCGCGGAGATCGAGCTGGAGTCCGAGGCGCAAGAGCTCGCCCTCCCTGACTGGGTCGGCGCGGAGATTACCGGCGAGGCGCGGTACTACAACTCCAACCTTGCAGCCGTGCCCTACAAACACTGGGGACACCCCGCAGAATGA
- a CDS encoding GNAT family N-acetyltransferase, producing the protein MIVYRDHLEGLTPEALRGFFVGWPTPPTPEQHWEILERSFAFVLAYDTDTQEVVGFVTALSDGVFAAFIPLLEVRPGHQKCGIGKALVQQIEQRLAGVYSIDLVCDPELVPYYVTLGYQSLAGQGKRFRRRNATPQ; encoded by the coding sequence ATGATTGTCTACCGAGACCACTTAGAGGGACTCACTCCCGAGGCGCTACGCGGCTTTTTTGTGGGCTGGCCGACGCCCCCTACCCCCGAGCAGCACTGGGAGATTCTAGAGCGAAGCTTTGCCTTTGTACTGGCCTACGACACCGACACACAGGAAGTTGTCGGCTTTGTCACCGCCCTCTCCGACGGAGTCTTTGCCGCCTTTATCCCGCTCCTGGAGGTACGCCCCGGCCACCAAAAGTGCGGGATAGGGAAAGCCCTGGTGCAGCAGATAGAGCAGCGGCTGGCCGGGGTCTACTCCATCGACCTTGTCTGCGACCCGGAGCTTGTTCCCTACTACGTCACACTGGGCTACCAGAGCCTCGCGGGACAAGGCAAGCGCTTCCGACGAAGGAACGCAACGCCGCAGTAA
- the gloA2 gene encoding SMU1112c/YaeR family gloxylase I-like metalloprotein, which yields MLKGIHHAAIICSDYAVSKRFYTEVLGLRIVSEHFRAARNSYKLDLALPDGAQLELFSFPGAPPRPSYPEAQGLRHLAFAVDDVAACKGALESQGITVEEVRTDALTSKRFVFFADPDGLPLELYEL from the coding sequence ATGCTCAAGGGAATCCACCACGCGGCGATCATCTGCTCGGACTACGCGGTCTCGAAGCGCTTCTACACCGAGGTCCTGGGCCTGCGGATCGTCAGCGAGCACTTCCGGGCGGCCCGAAACTCCTACAAGCTCGATCTGGCGCTCCCCGATGGCGCACAGCTCGAGCTGTTCTCGTTTCCCGGCGCCCCGCCTAGGCCGTCGTACCCTGAGGCACAGGGCTTGCGGCACCTGGCGTTTGCTGTGGACGATGTCGCGGCGTGTAAGGGCGCTCTGGAGTCTCAAGGCATCACGGTCGAGGAAGTCCGCACCGATGCGCTCACGAGCAAGCGCTTTGTCTTCTTCGCCGACCCCGACGGCCTCCCGCTGGAGCTCTACGAATTATGA
- a CDS encoding VOC family protein: MPQSLGLVSVVVRDYDEALAFYVDTLGFTLREDTYQPAQDKRWVVVAPPGAKESGLLLARATSEQQRARVGDQTGGRVFLFLYTDDFWRDFAAYKAKGVVFVREPTQESYGTVAVFQDLYGNLWDLLEPTHSGGDN, translated from the coding sequence ATGCCACAGTCTCTTGGCCTTGTCTCCGTGGTTGTCCGTGACTACGACGAAGCGCTTGCTTTCTATGTGGACACGCTGGGCTTCACGCTTCGGGAAGACACCTACCAGCCTGCCCAGGACAAGCGCTGGGTGGTGGTCGCGCCGCCCGGAGCCAAGGAATCGGGGCTCTTGCTGGCGCGGGCGACGAGCGAGCAGCAGCGCGCGCGGGTGGGCGACCAGACCGGTGGCCGGGTCTTTCTCTTTCTCTACACCGACGATTTCTGGCGCGACTTTGCGGCCTACAAAGCCAAGGGCGTGGTCTTTGTCCGAGAGCCGACACAAGAGAGCTACGGGACGGTCGCGGTGTTCCAGGACCTCTACGGGAACCTCTGGGACTTGCTGGAGCCCACGCACAGCGGCGGCGACAACTAG
- a CDS encoding FKBP-type peptidyl-prolyl cis-trans isomerase: MTSPKSGIKILSETIGSGPELKRGDCVRLRYDIQLCRGDFLVQDQEAMYTVGDRDFVAGFRYGLEGLRSGGVRRFRASPHLCYGDMALGSVPANAALIFDIKSSEIVLATTDDREEAS; the protein is encoded by the coding sequence ATGACCTCGCCAAAGTCAGGAATCAAAATCCTCTCAGAGACCATCGGGAGTGGCCCTGAGCTAAAAAGGGGCGACTGTGTGCGCCTGCGGTACGACATTCAGCTCTGTCGCGGGGATTTTCTCGTCCAAGACCAGGAGGCCATGTATACCGTGGGCGACCGGGACTTTGTCGCGGGATTTCGGTACGGATTGGAGGGGCTCCGTTCGGGCGGAGTACGCCGGTTTCGCGCAAGCCCCCATTTGTGCTATGGTGACATGGCGCTAGGGAGCGTCCCTGCAAACGCAGCACTTATTTTTGATATTAAGTCTTCGGAGATCGTCCTTGCGACGACAGACGATCGGGAAGAGGCATCTTAA